One genomic segment of Aliarcobacter cibarius includes these proteins:
- a CDS encoding NADH-quinone oxidoreductase subunit M: MEHILTMLIFFPAVAAILGFLIDKDSMRQFAIVVTFVEFVLSMILYYNFDVNSADVQFMVNIPIISSYGINYLIGVDGISLFLIIMITFMTMIAVIGLTEKRDVKNLIITMLFLEMTMVGVFAAFDVILFYIFWELTIIPMFYIIGFWGYNKRLYAAVKFFLYTFTGSLIMLVGILYFGYVYYQATGVWSFALYDWMNINLPFDLQLWLFIAFFFGFAVKMPMFPFHTWLPLAHGQAPTIGSIVLAAILLKMETYGFIRFSLGLFPDASVYFVPLLATLGIIAIIYTAMIAYAQEDMKQLIAYSSISHMGIITIGVFALNVEGVSGAVFLMIGHGIVSGALFMCVGLLYDRTGTKLIKKFGGLASNMPLFATLYLIVLMASIGLPLTVGFVGEFLSLLGFFKYSPILASIAVLTIVLSAVYMLNMYKQSFFGRLKIINMSLKDIYGRELVALGSLVILIIFLGIYPKIILDPLNVSVTNHLQIMESKAIKIETKDKLNELNSIKGALNE; this comes from the coding sequence ATGGAACATATTTTAACAATGCTTATATTTTTTCCAGCAGTCGCAGCCATTTTAGGATTTTTAATAGATAAAGACTCTATGAGACAATTTGCAATAGTGGTTACTTTTGTTGAGTTTGTTTTATCTATGATTTTATATTACAACTTTGATGTAAATAGTGCTGATGTTCAATTTATGGTAAATATCCCAATAATTAGCTCTTATGGAATTAACTATTTAATAGGAGTCGATGGAATCTCTTTATTTTTAATAATTATGATTACATTTATGACGATGATTGCTGTTATTGGCTTGACTGAAAAAAGAGATGTAAAAAACCTCATCATTACTATGTTATTTTTAGAGATGACAATGGTTGGAGTTTTTGCAGCATTTGACGTCATCTTATTTTATATATTTTGGGAACTTACTATTATTCCAATGTTTTATATTATTGGGTTTTGGGGTTACAACAAAAGACTTTATGCAGCCGTAAAATTCTTTTTATATACATTTACAGGTTCACTAATAATGCTTGTAGGAATACTATACTTTGGTTATGTTTACTATCAAGCAACTGGTGTTTGGAGCTTTGCTTTATATGATTGGATGAATATAAACTTACCTTTTGATTTACAACTTTGGCTTTTTATAGCTTTTTTCTTTGGATTTGCTGTAAAAATGCCAATGTTTCCATTTCATACGTGGCTACCTTTAGCTCATGGACAAGCACCAACAATTGGTTCAATTGTTTTAGCGGCAATTTTATTAAAAATGGAAACTTATGGATTTATTAGATTTTCTTTAGGACTTTTCCCTGATGCTAGTGTATATTTTGTTCCTTTACTAGCAACATTAGGAATAATTGCAATAATCTACACTGCGATGATAGCTTATGCTCAAGAAGATATGAAACAACTAATTGCGTATTCATCAATTTCACATATGGGAATTATTACAATTGGAGTATTTGCTTTAAATGTTGAAGGGGTTTCTGGAGCTGTTTTTCTAATGATTGGACATGGTATTGTATCTGGAGCTTTATTTATGTGTGTTGGACTTTTATATGATAGAACTGGGACAAAACTAATCAAAAAATTTGGTGGTTTAGCTTCTAATATGCCTTTATTTGCAACACTTTACTTAATTGTTCTTATGGCATCTATTGGCCTTCCTTTAACAGTTGGATTTGTAGGAGAATTTTTATCACTTTTAGGATTTTTCAAATACTCTCCTATTCTAGCATCAATTGCAGTTTTAACAATAGTTTTAAGTGCAGTTTATATGCTAAATATGTATAAACAATCATTTTTTGGAAGATTAAAAATTATAAATATGAGTCTAAAAGATATTTATGGAAGAGAACTTGTAGCATTAGGCTCTTTAGTTATTTTGATTATCTTTTTAGGAATTTATCCAAAAATAATTCTAGACCCATTAAATGTTTCAGTTACAAATCACCTACAAATTATGGAGAGTAAAGCTATAAAAATTGAGACAAAAGATAAATTAAATGAACTAAACTCTATAAAAGGAGCTTTAAATGAGTGA
- the nuoL gene encoding NADH-quinone oxidoreductase subunit L encodes MENFLYIALFSPLIATLFSALFAFSKPLKFIGFLNSTLILISMISSFYLFSYIYENDFAIEIFLFDWITIGNLDLSFSFNLDHVSVVMLLVVTIVSTMVHFYSIWYMEDDIGFNRFFSYLSLFVFSMLVLILADNFAVLFIGWEGVGVCSYLLIGFYYKKIKASKASNEAFIVNRIGDMGLMIAMFLIYWNIGSLNFDIVFKTISYLDNFTVLLIGISLFVAAMGKSAQFPLHTWLANAMEGPTPVSALIHAATMVTAGVYLIIRCNEIYFLIPNLSFIIACLGSFVAIFAASMALVNNDLKRIIAYSTLSQLGYMFAAVGVGAYSIALFHLFTHAFFKSALFLGAGNVMHATNGNLDIRKMGNLYPKMKATAIIMIISSLALSAIFPLAGFFSKDKILESVYNQNYLILYITLVITAFLTAFYSFRLIMRVFFVKANYDEKNSNIHEAKSLAIFSILPLLFLTIISGWSSKYFEEFVTRLLPAFTINLNHEQIWILILIASFTSIFGILFAILKYKNSQTKEENIGIIKNILLKEYFIPKIYKAFIVKPYYRFSVLLNRYIEIKLIDNTIDKIGYFVYNLGAKLRPIQSGNLSTSLRLMIFGLLSALLFIIVLLVY; translated from the coding sequence ATTTTAATCTCAATGATTTCAAGTTTTTATCTATTTTCTTATATTTATGAAAATGATTTTGCTATAGAGATTTTTTTATTTGATTGGATAACTATTGGAAATTTAGATTTATCATTTTCATTTAACCTAGACCATGTTAGTGTTGTTATGCTTTTGGTGGTTACTATTGTTTCAACAATGGTTCACTTTTACTCTATTTGGTATATGGAAGATGATATTGGTTTTAATAGATTTTTTAGCTATTTATCTCTTTTTGTTTTCTCAATGCTTGTACTAATATTAGCTGATAATTTTGCTGTTTTATTTATTGGTTGGGAAGGTGTAGGAGTTTGTTCTTATCTTCTAATAGGATTTTATTATAAAAAAATCAAAGCCTCTAAAGCTTCTAATGAAGCATTTATTGTAAATAGAATTGGTGATATGGGATTAATGATTGCAATGTTTTTAATCTATTGGAATATAGGAAGTTTAAATTTTGATATAGTTTTTAAAACTATATCTTATTTAGATAACTTTACCGTTCTTTTAATTGGAATTTCTCTTTTTGTAGCTGCTATGGGAAAATCTGCTCAATTTCCTCTTCATACTTGGCTTGCCAATGCTATGGAAGGTCCAACTCCAGTTTCTGCATTAATTCATGCAGCAACGATGGTAACAGCAGGTGTTTATCTAATCATAAGATGCAATGAAATATATTTTTTAATTCCAAATCTAAGTTTTATAATTGCTTGTTTAGGCTCTTTTGTTGCAATATTTGCAGCTTCTATGGCTTTAGTAAACAATGATTTAAAAAGAATAATAGCTTACTCAACTCTATCTCAATTAGGTTATATGTTCGCAGCTGTTGGAGTTGGTGCATATAGTATTGCCCTATTTCACTTATTTACACATGCATTTTTTAAATCGGCTCTATTTTTAGGAGCAGGAAATGTAATGCATGCAACAAATGGAAATTTGGATATTAGAAAAATGGGGAATTTATACCCTAAAATGAAAGCAACTGCAATTATAATGATTATCTCATCACTAGCATTAAGTGCTATTTTCCCATTAGCTGGATTTTTCTCAAAAGATAAAATTTTAGAAAGTGTTTATAATCAAAACTACTTAATTTTATATATTACATTAGTAATCACAGCATTTCTAACAGCTTTTTACTCTTTTAGATTAATTATGAGAGTGTTTTTTGTAAAAGCAAATTATGATGAAAAAAATTCAAATATTCATGAAGCAAAAAGTTTAGCTATATTTTCTATTCTACCACTATTATTTTTAACAATAATTTCTGGATGGAGTTCAAAATATTTTGAAGAGTTTGTAACAAGGCTACTTCCTGCTTTTACAATAAATTTAAATCATGAACAAATTTGGATTTTAATTTTAATTGCTAGTTTTACATCAATATTTGGGATTTTATTTGCAATTCTTAAATACAAAAATAGCCAAACAAAAGAAGAAAATATAGGAATCATCAAAAATATTTTACTAAAAGAGTATTTTATTCCAAAAATTTATAAGGCTTTTATAGTAAAACCTTACTATAGATTTTCAGTTCTTTTAAATAGATATATAGAGATAAAATTAATAGATAATACAATAGATAAAATCGGTTACTTTGTATATAATTTAGGTGCAAAACTAAGACCTATTCAATCTGGAAATTTATCAACATCACTAAGACTTATGATATTTGGGCTTTTATCAGCTCTTTTATTTATCATAGTTTTATTAGTTTATTAA